A window of the Corythoichthys intestinalis isolate RoL2023-P3 chromosome 6, ASM3026506v1, whole genome shotgun sequence genome harbors these coding sequences:
- the il12a gene encoding interleukin-12 subunit alpha: MISCLLLTSTLNWHTTTSMPVHNHLSTDKFLKCSPLFRSLLTNISGLVIKSEIMCYGIPSSNANVSSTAETAQACAPNMQQSLTCMAQRNTSFNESGCVMSIMKDVTYYDALIQSYLKLDHRSAEEEKLLNSTLKIIHNLKTCFTEERGNRGLNSAWEDVPHMWERDSFKDRHAMCAIMRGFQIRAVTINRAIGYISSGDHLK; the protein is encoded by the exons ATGATCAGCTGTTTGCTCCTTACTTCCACACTGAACTGGCATACAACTACATCAATGCCGGTGCACAACCACCTGAGCACGGACAAGTTCTTAAAATGCTCGCCGCTCTTTAGGAGCCTCTTGACTAATATCAGTGGACTTGTTATCAAAAGT GAAATTATGTGTTATGGCATCCCATCCAGTAACGCAAATGTGAGCAGCACAGCTGAGACAGCTCAAGCCTGCGCACCTAATATGCAACAG AGTTTGACCTGCATGGCCCAAAGGAATACGTCCTTTAATGAG AGTGGATGTGTGATGAGCATCATGAAGGACGTGACCTACTATGATGCTCTCATTCAGTCGTACCTTAAGTTGGATCACAGGAGTGCCGAAGAAGAAAAGCTCCTCAACTCCACCTTGAAAATAATCCACAACCTGAAG ACATGTTTCACAGAGGAGAGAGGGAATAGAGGACTGAACTCTGCATgg GAGGACGTGCCCCACATGTGGGAAAGGGACAGCTTCAAAGACCGACATGCGATGTGCGCGATAATGAGGGGCTTCCAAATCAGAGCTGTCACCATTAATAGAGCGATAGGCTACATCTCATCTGGAGACCACCTAAAGTGA